In Trichlorobacter lovleyi, the DNA window TAACTGTCAACACAAATGCTCTTACAAGTATTACGGTATGTTACTTGCGCCTTTGACGGTTTTACCTTATCCAGATCAAGCTGTGGTTATAAGAATAGCACGTTCTATCTGTTTTTCAATCCGGCCAACCGTTTTTGCTGACCCGTAAGGCGCCGATACAAAGCAGTAAGACACAAGCTCCGGCGGGACTGGTAGCGGCCTGCAACAAAAGCGATCTAAACCGGACTGCGGGTCAGACGTGTGATGACCGCCTCATGTTCCGGATACTGCTGCAGCAATCTGTTTCTCTCCCCCATTTCAAAATCTGCAAAGGCAAACCCCGGCGCCACCGTGCAGCTGACCAGGGCATATGCCCCTGTCCCGCCGATTTCGGCCCCGAACCAGGTCCCGGCAGGGACCATGGCCTGGAAAACCTCTCCTGCTGCGAGATCAGACCCAAGCCTGATTGCCGAATGACTCCCGTCCGCTGCCAATAAATGGATGGTCAGAGCTGTGCCACCATGAAAAAACCACAACTCATCGGATCTGATTCTATGCAGCGCAGAGCAGTCGCCCCGCTCCAGCAGGAAATAGATGGCGGTGCATAGTGAACGCGGACCATCAAAACAGTCCGGCAGGGCACTGCCGGGGATCTCTCCGCCGGAGCGGTAGGTCTCACGATACCAGCCCCCTTCCGGGTGCCGGACAAGCCCAAGGGCGCTGATCAACGTTGCTGCAGACCTGTTTGGCTCACTCATGGCAGCACTCCATCCATCCGGCACTACTCGCCGATAATCTTGACCAGCACCCGCTTCCGGCGCTTGCCGTCAAACTCACCATAAAAAATCTGCTCCCACGGCCCCAGGTCAAGCCTGCCGCCGGTAATTGCCACCACCACTTCGCGCCCCATCACCGTGCGTTTCAGGTGGGCATCACCATTATCCTCGTAGCCGTTGTGACGGTAGCGGGAATACGGTTTTTCCGGGGCAAGCTGCTCCAGCCAGTCCTCAAAATCCTGATGCAGGCCGGATTCATCATCATTGATAAA includes these proteins:
- a CDS encoding cupin domain-containing protein — translated: MSEPNRSAATLISALGLVRHPEGGWYRETYRSGGEIPGSALPDCFDGPRSLCTAIYFLLERGDCSALHRIRSDELWFFHGGTALTIHLLAADGSHSAIRLGSDLAAGEVFQAMVPAGTWFGAEIGGTGAYALVSCTVAPGFAFADFEMGERNRLLQQYPEHEAVITRLTRSPV
- a CDS encoding secondary thiamine-phosphate synthase enzyme YjbQ, with translation MKTFRKELWFETPARRAFINITATIEECLKQSGIREGLLLCNAMHITASVFINDDESGLHQDFEDWLEQLAPEKPYSRYRHNGYEDNGDAHLKRTVMGREVVVAITGGRLDLGPWEQIFYGEFDGKRRKRVLVKIIGE